Sequence from the Hemiscyllium ocellatum isolate sHemOce1 chromosome 42, sHemOce1.pat.X.cur, whole genome shotgun sequence genome:
GAACCTGGAGGCTGTGCCAGAGCTGAGCTCTCACACACTCAACCATCAATGGAACTAATAAATTGAAGCATTTGAAATTAGTTTACCCTAGATTTgatctgtaaatattaacactcTGTTTTATGGACACAATTACATAATAGAATGATAGTCATATTTATCATGTGCATGTCAAAGAAAGgtcaaagctgcattagaacctCCTCCagcttttatttctctctcacaccagaagagaaaataaaaataaacgtTCAATGTTCATTTCAGTCAAATACAGCAACAGGTACCCGGAGCATGTTCCTTCGAACCGCAGTTCTACTTAAAtgcattttcctttttgttttatttcctgcGATTGTCAGTGGAATGTGTTTCCAAAGGCTGTGCTGATATGAACAATATTCAGGAGTAACAGCTGAAGATTTTCACAGGAGCTGCTGATGTAATGGCAGGTTAGTGTGCGAGCTGTTTGCCCTTAGCTTAGGTTTCCTTCAGTCTCATCGGCCCACATCCCTGCCACTTGTACTTGCTCTCCTGTGCTACGAGACTGCAAGGTGATGGAAGACACAGTGTACCTTAACACTGCAGGTAGGAGATTGAGCGACCACATATTTCTGTGCTTAGGAGCTCAGGAGGTATCACTTCTTCAGTATGCTGATGAGTTTTTAAGATATGAGTTCATTTTCATTTTGTACTTACCAAAAATGCTATGGGTCCAATCCCTACTCCAAATGGAGCACAAAACTCAAGTCTgggctgcactgttagaggttcCCTCTTTTAAATGTGATGCTACTTGAGTGTGCTTGAATCACTTGTGGTGCTACTTCAATGAAGGGCAAGGAATGTATCCCCAATGTCTTggttaatatttatccctcagcccaaCATCAGGTTATTTGGTCAGTACTTTGTTATAGGAGTTTGCTGTGCCCAAATTGGCTGCAACGTTCCCTACATGGAGTGAAGGTTAATTGTTTCTAGACAGTGGAGttccaggtagacagggtgatgaagaagccatttgatacacttgcctttattagtcagtgcaatgagtaggttatgttgtggctatacaggatatcagttaggccacttttggaatactgcattcagttctggtctctctcctataggaaagatgttgggaaacttgtaagggttcagaaaagatttataaggatgttgccagtgttggagggtttgagatattggGAGAGGCTTGTTCGACtagctggagcatcagagactgaggggtgaccttctagaggtttataaaaccatgaggagcatggataaggtgaatatccaagatcttttccccaaggAAGAGGAGCCAAAActggatggcataggtttaagatgagaggggaaacatttaaaaggcacctatgggacaaccttttcacgcagagggtggtgtgtgtatggattgagctgccagaggaagtggtggaggctggtacaattacagcatttaaaaggcatctggatagagacatgaataggaagggtttagagggatatgggctaagtgctggcaaattaatttaggatgtctggttggcatggacatgtttgACCGAAGAGTTTTATTAAAACAGTATACAACAGcatacacttcaaaagtacttcattggttatAAAACACTTTGAGATGAATATGGTCAGAAAAAGCACTATTTagatgtaagttttttttttggtttcttcATTAAATTAGTgaataaaatgaaaacatttaCAGCAACTTTAAGGTAGAAATTTACATGGGGAAACACTTTATGGAAAATACATCCAGAAAAAATGGCTGCCAAGAGCAAAGCAGGAGATGAGGGTTGGTCAGAGAATAAATGGAGTCTGATTTAAGGATGGCCCTAAAGGCAATAGAGAGGGTTGAGGGGAAAATACATATCCACAAAGCCTAGGCAGAAAAAGGCAAGGGCATTAAAGATAGGGTAAAAGAAAACCTGAAGAGGTAGTGTTTGGAGAGATGGTGGGAAGGCTACAGAAATAAGGAGGTTTGAGTTTGGAAGGGAATATGCAAGGCTGGAAATTTTACAGTGAAGGTGTCAGGAAAGTGGGAGTTGATACAGGCTGGTGTggaaggggtggggtggtggggtgacAAGTGAGCGGACATTGTTCCAGACAAGACTGTGAACAGCAGAAATGGAAGGGACAAAGCTTGGAGAGAGACTGGGGATAATGCCCAAGCCCCATTGAGTTGATTCTGCAATCAGCAGCAAGGTGGACTGTCAGACATGacagggggaggcaatggccttggTAGTATCATTCCCTCATGGACGGGTAGAGATAAGGAGAATAGTGGATGTCTTTTCACAAGGGTAGGGGATTtcgagatttcaagactagggggcatacttttaaggtgaaaggagaaagattttaagaagacatgggggcaatttattttatacagagagtgattcatgtgtgaaatgtacttctagaggaagtggcggatgcaGGTGCAATTgtaatattaaaagccatttaggtaagcacatgaatgagaaatgtttggagggatatgggcctaggcgggactagtgtagtttgggattatggttggcatggactggttggaccaaaggacctgtttcatGCTCTATGACTTTAGATTGTAATTCTCCTGGCTATTGTAAgagcataggaacaggaggccattcagtccctcaagcctcttctgccattcaatgactgGGTCCGGGTGAAACTCCTCAGTAGATATTCCTGCAGCTTGAAGAGAATAGCAATTGGATTTACTGAGTATTGATTAGATGTGACAACTTCAGTTTTACTGATATGTATAAATTCATTATGATAGGAAAGCATGAAAATTGGTGGCTTAGGAAGGAGATTGGTCAGCTCAGATGggtggtttgcaatgcagagtgacaccaagagtatgggttcagttcccaacACTGGCTGAGGTTAAAGTGAAGGAcccatcttctcaacctctctccttccCTGAGGCAAGGtggtcctcaggttaaaccaccactagtcatctctctctctctctctctctaatgaaatgGCAGGCACCTTTGTACAAAGAGTGTAAAATCCAAAATCTAAGTAAATTTCAAAAAGGTAACCAATAATTATTTACACGGGAGAATCCAATGTTCAAATATTACCCATTACAGATCCAAGAATCTAACAGAGAGGAAAGAATCTCCAACAAACATTCAGCAGATCCCTGAAAATGTGAGGAATCGCTCAATTTTGAATAAATCTTAAGGGAATAACTCCAAATTATTCAAGTTATTTTGTGACATTTAGCATGGATTCTTTTTGGTGTTGTATCACTAATTAAATACTTAGTACATAAAATTAATCATGACAGTGCGATTGCACTGGGGAGGGTAacaggagatttcccaggatgctgcctgggttggCGGGTCTCAGATTGAAGATTGGATAGACTAGGATTGTTGTCCTTGGAAGGCAAGCAGAGACGTTTAAAGCTATGACAGACACAGATAGTATGGGTAGGAAGctacattttccacttggaggtAGTCAATAACTAGAGAGCATTGATTTAAGTCAAAAGGTAGAGGTTAAGAGGAGAGTTGAGAAGCCGTTTTGTCACTCACAGGGTATCAGGAGACTGGAAAGCCCCTTTTTTCCACTAGtagaggggtaaatatagaggtatagatttatggtgagaggtaGAAGACATATTGAAGAGATTTTTCACGCATGAGGAGGTgtgagtctggaactcactgcttgaaaGGGTGGTTGAAGCAGAAACTGTTGCGGCATTGAAGCAGTATTTGGATTGGCATAACCTCCAGGGCTATTGGCCAAAAGCTATAAAATGTGATTAGTGTAATCAGACCAACACTGTCCGTCCCAATGTCCGTCCTCCTCCTGTCCTGTAAACATCCATGAGCTATAAAAGGTGGTGTGGAAAATAATCTTTCAAGCCACAAACAAAGACATGGTGAAAATTAAGCTTATTTTACAGATCTTTTCCCAACATTAACATTCCCTTTATCTTTTGCTCTGGGCACCATCACAATCTgttcctcctccctcactctgtcaaaAGCGTAAAAAGCGTAATTTTCCAGCTCAttttatagagacatagagtcataaagatgtacagcatggaaacagacctttggtccaacccgtccatgccaacccaatctagtcccacctgtcagcacttgacccatatccctccaaactcttcctattcatatacccatccagatgcctcttaaatgttgcaattgtaccagcctccaccacttcctcgggcagctcattccatacacataccaccctctgcatggaaaggttgccccttaggtctcttttatatctttcccctctcaccctaaacctatgccctcttgttctggactccccaaccccagggaaaagactttgtctatttatcctctccatgcccctcatgatttcataaacatctataaggtcacccctcagcctctgacactccaaggaaaacagccccagcctgttcaacatctccctatagctcaaatcctgcaaccctggcaaaatccttataaatcttttctgaaccctttcaagttacttCCATCGgggagtcatattggactcaaaacattaactttctttctgtttccGCAGATGGCCAGCTGCGCTTCTCCGGCACTTTCtggttttacttcagatttccagcacccgcaATGttttggttttattccagtattgTACTTTTAGTGCAAGGGTCATTGTAAGAAAACCCAGGACGTTGCACGTAATTTTTGTCAGCATCTTGATATTGTTGCAAAGAGTGTTGATTGTGTTTTGCTTGCAAGCAACACGTAGCCTTTGTCGAAAACTGTGTTTGCTAAACGTTTTGCAACTTGGTTTCGCCATCTCAATCCCTTGTGCATTCTTTGAACCTTATTTCTCAGACAGAGCGGGGGAAATTTCTGGATGGAATTTCAGAGCTTAGAGCCCAGGTTGCTAAAAATAATGccaaaggcggcacggtggcacagtggtcagcactgctgcctcacagcgccagagacctgggttcaattcccgcctcaggcgactgactgtgtggagtttgcacgttctccctgtgtctgcgtgggtttgctccggttttctcccacagtcacaaagatgtgcaggtcaggtgaattggccgtgctaaattgcctgtagtgttaggtgaaggggtaaatgtagaggaatgagtctgggtgggtcgctgttcggagtgtcagtgtggacttgttgggccgaagggtctgtttccacactgtaagtaatctaatcaaaataaaattattaatGATGGGGTGCTTGGAATTGGACGAGACATCTTCTGACAGATCAGGATTACGCATTTCGAAATTAGCTCTAACCTGCGATCTCCTCCAGGCATATAACCCTCCAGAGTATCTGCACTTCTCCCAGTCTGGTCTCCCGTCCTGCTCTAACTTGTCAATGGGGAGTGTGTTGTCACCTACCTGGGCCCAAAGCACTACAATTCCATCCCTAAACCTCTCCACCCGTCTAACTCTCTCTTCTTCCTTTATGACATTCGATAAAGCTGACCTCCTGGCTTTAAGTTCCTGGTTGTCAGGCTGTAATGTGTCAAGACATTGCTTGCTGACAttccactgcagcactccctgtcCCTTTCCCCGCTGTGAGCCTCCTGTCAGGGCTTATCACAGAATCCATATGccacggaagcaggccattcagcccattggctgCACACTGCCTttctgaggagcatcccacccagacccactccactaccctcccccaccctatccctgcatttcccatggctaagacacccagcctgcacatccctgcacgctacaggcaatttcccatggccaacctaccctaacctccacatctttggactgtgggaggaaatgcacacagacacgggggtggaatcgaacctggttccctggcaaTATGTGGCAAgaatgctacccactgagccaccgtgccatcttgTGGAATATATATTGTCGCAGCCCATTGGGGAAGATGGAGAAGGGAAATCAAAGCAGGTGGGGAGGGGGTTAGTGTTGGCCATTGCTGATGTGGAGCCCAGGACCCCAAAATTACAGATTGTGATCCAACTTCGAGAATCCCTGCATGACAGTGAAGCACCTTGAAACAGTTTACTGTGTTAAATGTGCTGACAGAATTGCAAAGGTAAACTCACCATGGCCTTACCAGACCATTGGGCTACTCTGTCATTcaaaactggtggtggtttaatctgagggtcagggtgagggcgGACGTCAAGAAAGAAGATTcctcatggtaacttcagctggttTGGGCAATTAAACCCATcagtgcatcacaaaccagccgtccaagcTAACCCACCCCAATGTAATTGCAACATGAGTCAAAGGCCAAGACTAGACCAGCATATCGAGGTGTAcatttaggccatttggcccatcgggtttGGTCTGCCATTCAAATATGGCttatatatttctcaaccccatcatCTTGCCTTCTTTCTATAACCgttgatccccttaacaatcaagaacatatctatctccatcttaaatgcactcaatgacttgaccaccacagccctctgcagcaatgagttccatagattcaccaccctctggctaaagaaattcctcctcatctcagttctaaagggtcatcccttcactctgaggctgtgccctcgtgTCGTGGTCTCTCGTACTGGTGGAAAGGTCTTCCTCGtggtccactctatccaggcatcTCAACAAAGTTGTTTCCAGTATTGGTGCATGCAGTAAAGGTTCCTTTTGAAATATGTGAAGCACTTGGGATGCCTATGCTGCCATTTCTGTGTTGCCTAGCGCTGCCATGTGAGCTATCTTTTGCGGTGCATTAACGTCTCGCTCTTGACTCAGTGCCTCTGCAGGTCCTCCTTGGAGTGGGTCTGGCCTTTCTTTGCTTCTGCCTGACGCTTGGCTGCACCCTCTGCTGGCGGAAAAGGAAACGTCGGGGCGTCCCCTTTGGCAAGGACCCAGCCTCTGAGCGGATCATCATGGACCCCAGCTCGCCGCTGCCAGGGGGTGCCAGTACGCCCATCAAGCAGCAGTACGAGGAGGTGCACGGCTTGGTGCTGGACTACCCTACGGGCGTCGTGACCTCTCTACCTGACAGAGAGCCCAACCCCGGCTACAAGCACAACCCCCACGGCAGAGCGTCGCTGCCCTTTATCCCCGTCGTGCCGAGAGCCAGCCTGGCCGGCCGAACCAAGAGGATCCTCGAGAGGCGCTGCACCGTCTCAGGCGACTGCTCCGTCTACAACGAGCACGGCGCCCGCCCGAACCCGGGCGCAAGGCCCTCGGTCCCTAGCCTGATGGGCACCAACTCTCTCACTGCAGCGTCCGATGACACAGTGGGTGCCAAGTCCAAGCTGAGACCTGCCCTGTGTTTCACGCTCTTCTACTTGCCGCGCGAGCTCACCTTGACGGTGACCGTCCTGGGCGTCTCTGGCCTGCCCAAGAAATTCGGCGGCGGCTGCGACTCCTACGTGAAGGTCTACCTGCTGCCCAGGTTCATGGAGCCGCGGCaaaccagcatctgcaggaagaGCCTGAACCCCGAGTTTCGGGAGTGCTTTCAGTTCTCGGGCTACACCCTTGAGGAGATAAAGTGCTTCACGCTCCGCTTCACTGCCTACGTCAAGGAGTTCCACAACCTGAAGGACACCTTCGTTGGCGAGGTGCTGTTTGCCTGTGAGCAGGGTGACTGGCAGCCCCATTCACCCTCGGCTTATACAAGAGAGCTCACCACCACCAAGACAAAGCTCAAAAAGGTAAGAGGCTGGCGGGGCTAGGTTTTCAGGCTAACTCTTGAACGTCTGGGTGGAAGATCTCTGctgttttcatagaatcatagagatgtacagcatgcaaatagacccttcggtccaacctgtccatgcgaaccagatattccaacccaatctagtcccacctgccagcacccagcccatatccctccaaacacttcctattcatatattcatccagatgcctcttaaatgttgcaattgtaccagcctccaccacatcctctggcagctcattccatacatggaccaccctttgtgtgaaaaagttgccccttagatttcttttatatctttcccctctcaccctaaatctatgccctctagttctggactcctcaactccagagaaaagaccttgcctatttatcctgtccatgcccctcaagattttataaacttctataatcagctggactgaagggctctggtttgaaatttggcattcttgcattgggTCCTGAAGACTGGAAGCACAATGTTTCAACAAGTCTCTCTTTTCATGTCCTGTATTACCATGTGACTCTTGAAAAACGTTATCTAGAACAATGGGGCGAACCTTCCTATGATTATTAAAGATAATGCCGGAGAGGGGGGGGGATGAAAGGGTTAGGGGGTGGTCTGCTACACAAGATGAATAATACAGGCCTCACTCTTATGTCTCATTCTGAAAACATcacctgtgacagtgcggcactctctcatcAATTTAGAATACGCACTCAAGTCTTGGGAGTGAGATACAAACTCACAACGTGCAAACCAGAGAGATAGTGATGCTAGTCTCAAGTAAGTCCTAATGGTAGTGTCCCGACCTCTGAATCaggaggctcaggttcaagttctacctgCTCCCAACCTCTCTATACAGGCTGATTGGTAAATATACAGACTGTGCatacagcccatatccctccaaactccatATAAATCCCTTTTTATATCTAACCTTTCAGTTTACAACTAGAGCTCACTTGGAGCTAGCATTATTATCTCTCTGGTCAGCATTTTGTGAGGTCACTGTCCACTTGAGTCTCTCTTCTCCGTTGATGTTCTCCATACTGTACcaagggaatgccgcactgtcctTCATCTCAAATAACAGACTCCTCTCTTAGCTTGAAGGATCATATGGAACATTCTCCCCATTGTCCTAATTAATGTTCCTCAAGAGTCACTCAGTAAAACAGGACTTGAAGGTTACTGAAAAGTGAGACATGTTGAAATATTTCATTTCCAATCATCAGGACaattgcaagaatgccaaattccaaacaatccCAACAATTAGAATTACAGGAGAAAACGGTACTGTTTGGTTGGCATATGTGTGTACAGTTTTCATCAGCAACCTTATGATGTTGCAACAGAAGTTGACCACATTAAGCTTGCAAGTTACTCTTGTCCAACTTTAATAAGccaaggcattgccatggagaatgtagCAAGAAACTGTCGCCTCACCGACTTGCTGCTAATTGATAAAAGGCACAGGTGTGATCATATTCCTTTTGTTTATGGAGAACAGCGCCTACTAAAATGTCACTTCCAGGAAGCGTAAATAAGCCACATCACAATACTAGGGTACAGGGAAGGGCACCCTGTCTGCCCTGTGCAGAACGAGTATAGGTAACAGAGCAACAATTCTCACTTACACCATTTTCCAAATGAGATAAGTACCTGACCAGCATTTAATGGGAGCATAATGGGCTGCACCTTGAGAAAATGGAAGTCAAGACATGATCAGTGAGATGTTTTATGAAGATTTATAAAACCTACCTGTCTCTTGACAGAGTTCAAAATGAGTTCCTAACAGTAGAGGAGCAAGTAGAATAGTAGTGGAGGGCTCTGAGGAAGAATTCTGCACCAGGGATTTTGTCATTAATACTCTGAGAAAGAACAACTTTGGCTTTTTTGATCTCAGGATGTCCTCAAACACTTTACAAacaattaagtactttttggaGGCATCATTATTGTTGTTGGAACAAacgataagaaataggaacaggagtaggccattttggcCCCTCCAGCCATTCAATAGAATTATGGCTAATCCGATattcctcagcccactttcctgccctttccctgtaacccttgattcctcaactgatcaagatttttctatctcagccttaaatatacacaaggactctgcccccacagctctcggTGGCAAAGTTCCAaaaactctctgagagaagaaattcctctttatctcagtcttaaattggcgccCCTTAATCTGAGACTATACCCTCAGGTCTTAAACTTTCCcatttgggttagggttagcatttacctctcagcattgaccctgtcaagctctTGAGAGTCTGATATGCTTTAATGTGGTAACCTCTCATTTgcctaaactccactgagtacagccccaacctatttccCTTTGCTCAAAAGACAATACCTCTTCAGTCAAGGGATCATCCTAgagaaccttctttgaactgctgcCAATGGAAGAATATCTTTGCATTCAACAATGCAAGGAAAGCCTATTTGtggacagcaagctcccacaaacagcaatgtgataatgccAGCTGAACCACGTTAAATATTGAGATGCTCCATCTTAAACTGTGTCATGAAATTGTTTAGGTTTGACGTTAGACCAGGCACAGAATCATGTTTCATCTGAGCAAAGGGCCCCCGAAAGTCCAGCACTCAGGcagttctgcactccctcagcgccgTACTAAAGGGCCCGCTTCTTCCAACAGGAACCTCAACCTTTCACCTCGGAGATGAGAGAGCTAATCCCTGAGCCGCGTCTGAAAGCTGGAGAAGCTTAGCAAGAATTGTGTTTGCAGAAGCCGTCTTAGAGGTTGTAAGAGTGAAAGTGAGAGAGCAAACAACTTTCAAATTGACAGATAGGCAGAAGggccaattagattagattacttacagtgtggaaacaggcccttcggcccaacaagtccacaccgacccgccacccacccataccccttacctaacactacgggcaatttagcatggccaattcacctgacccgcacatctttggactgtgggaggaaaccggagcaccaggagg
This genomic interval carries:
- the LOC132834813 gene encoding synaptotagmin-4-like isoform X2, with amino-acid sequence MDPSSPLPGGASTPIKQQYEEVHGLVLDYPTGVVTSLPDREPNPGYKHNPHGRASLPFIPVVPRASLAGRTKRILERRCTVSGDCSVYNEHGARPNPGARPSVPSLMGTNSLTAASDDTVGAKSKLRPALCFTLFYLPRELTLTVTVLGVSGLPKKFGGGCDSYVKVYLLPRFMEPRQTSICRKSLNPEFRECFQFSGYTLEEIKCFTLRFTAYVKEFHNLKDTFVGEVLFACEQGDWQPHSPSAYTRELTTTKTKLKKCLSSQDVGPSSGTGQAKLLGQLFILLQYQTLANRIKVMVRKAESLARLTRMPGSPDHYVIISLYQDDKVLSTKETKTSSGYNPVWNAPFLFDVPSGDIENLQLSLEFIVMQSRIYTRSGVLGRVVIGANASETGRTHWREMSNRGHVESARWHTIQPDTF
- the LOC132834813 gene encoding synaptotagmin-4-like isoform X1, with the translated sequence MAVPLQVLLGVGLAFLCFCLTLGCTLCWRKRKRRGVPFGKDPASERIIMDPSSPLPGGASTPIKQQYEEVHGLVLDYPTGVVTSLPDREPNPGYKHNPHGRASLPFIPVVPRASLAGRTKRILERRCTVSGDCSVYNEHGARPNPGARPSVPSLMGTNSLTAASDDTVGAKSKLRPALCFTLFYLPRELTLTVTVLGVSGLPKKFGGGCDSYVKVYLLPRFMEPRQTSICRKSLNPEFRECFQFSGYTLEEIKCFTLRFTAYVKEFHNLKDTFVGEVLFACEQGDWQPHSPSAYTRELTTTKTKLKKCLSSQDVGPSSGTGQAKLLGQLFILLQYQTLANRIKVMVRKAESLARLTRMPGSPDHYVIISLYQDDKVLSTKETKTSSGYNPVWNAPFLFDVPSGDIENLQLSLEFIVMQSRIYTRSGVLGRVVIGANASETGRTHWREMSNRGHVESARWHTIQPDTF